In Chitinophaga sp. HK235, a single window of DNA contains:
- a CDS encoding YifB family Mg chelatase-like AAA ATPase: MIVKTFGSAIYGVNAITITIEVNVSSQGNRFYMVGLPDSAVKESERRIESAISHLGFKMPRTRTVVNMAPADIRKAGAAYDLPIAIGILGASGKIPAGSFARYLLMGELSLDGTVLPIRGALSMAIQAQQEGFSGFVLPVVNAREAAMVEGLEVYGVSHLSEVLQFFRQPDSLTPVHVSAQEHFGVGQSLFDVDFSDVKGQHNIKRALEIAAAGGHNAILIGPPGAGKTMLAQRLATILPPLTLQEALETTKIHSVAGKLPGHASLISKRPFRSPHHTISDTALVGGGSIPQPGEISLAHHGVLFLDELPEFKRKVLEVMRQPLEERRVTISRARSAIDFPAGFMLLASMNPCPCGYFNHPEKECSCSPGIVQKYLNRVSGPLLDRIDLHVEVTPVSFSALAENREEEKSTYIRERVIAARTLQARRYAAYPGIFCNAQVNSQQLRAHCTINDNCNQLLKDAIRRLKLSARAYDRILKVSRTIADLARSESVEVPHMAEAIQYRSLDREGWGN; encoded by the coding sequence ATGATTGTTAAAACCTTCGGCAGCGCCATCTATGGTGTCAATGCCATCACTATCACCATAGAGGTGAACGTATCTTCACAAGGAAACAGATTTTACATGGTAGGACTGCCAGACAGTGCAGTAAAAGAGAGTGAGCGGCGTATTGAGTCGGCTATTAGTCACCTGGGCTTTAAAATGCCAAGGACAAGAACAGTGGTGAACATGGCGCCGGCCGATATCCGCAAGGCCGGTGCGGCTTATGACCTGCCTATTGCAATAGGCATACTGGGGGCTTCGGGTAAGATACCTGCCGGATCCTTTGCCCGTTATCTGCTGATGGGCGAGTTATCGCTGGATGGCACGGTGCTGCCTATCAGAGGAGCATTGTCTATGGCCATACAAGCGCAGCAGGAGGGTTTCAGCGGCTTTGTACTGCCGGTAGTTAATGCCCGGGAAGCAGCTATGGTGGAGGGCCTTGAAGTATATGGCGTATCTCATCTTTCGGAGGTACTGCAATTTTTCCGGCAACCAGACAGTCTTACGCCGGTGCATGTTTCCGCGCAGGAGCATTTTGGTGTAGGGCAATCTCTTTTTGATGTAGACTTCAGCGACGTAAAAGGGCAGCATAATATCAAACGGGCACTGGAAATAGCTGCAGCCGGAGGACATAATGCGATCCTGATAGGCCCGCCGGGAGCGGGCAAAACCATGCTTGCGCAGCGGCTGGCCACCATCTTACCGCCGCTTACCCTGCAGGAAGCGCTGGAGACCACCAAAATTCATTCTGTAGCCGGCAAACTGCCTGGTCATGCTTCGCTGATATCGAAGCGGCCGTTCCGGTCGCCGCACCATACCATCAGTGATACTGCGCTGGTAGGTGGCGGCAGTATCCCGCAACCTGGCGAGATCTCGCTGGCACATCATGGTGTATTATTCCTGGACGAGCTGCCCGAATTCAAGCGCAAGGTGCTGGAAGTGATGCGTCAGCCACTGGAAGAGCGGCGGGTGACCATCTCCCGCGCCCGTTCTGCTATTGATTTTCCCGCAGGTTTTATGTTGCTTGCTTCCATGAACCCATGTCCATGTGGTTATTTCAACCATCCGGAAAAAGAATGCAGCTGTTCACCCGGGATAGTGCAGAAATACCTCAACAGGGTATCAGGTCCTTTGCTGGACCGTATAGACCTACATGTAGAAGTAACGCCGGTATCTTTCAGCGCCCTGGCAGAAAACAGGGAAGAAGAAAAAAGTACGTATATCCGTGAGCGTGTGATAGCAGCGCGGACGCTGCAGGCGCGGCGTTATGCAGCTTATCCCGGTATTTTCTGCAATGCACAGGTCAACAGCCAGCAGCTGAGAGCACATTGCACCATCAACGACAACTGCAACCAGCTGCTGAAGGATGCCATCCGCCGGTTAAAGCTGTCGGCCAGGGCTTATGACCGCATATTAAAAGTAAGCCGTACCATCGCCGACCTCGCCCGGAGTGAAAGCGTGGAAGTGCCGCACATGGCGGAAGCTATTCAATACAGAAGCCTGGACCGGGAAGGATGGGGCAACTGA
- a CDS encoding FAD-dependent monooxygenase: MKTNTVLISGASIAGPALAYWLTKYGYDVTIVERSPTIRPGGHAVDFRGAVMPILKEMGIWEELLKYETRSGKITLVDKNNKKVASFPDGFTSGELEIMRGDLVKIMYETTRHQVNYIFNDTITALAQDDEGVNVTFKNNKPARYDFVIGADGLHSQVRSIAFGEENSFSSHMGVYIAIFTIPNFMNLGMDGLYYGTLGKRVGVFGSKQGTEAKASFYFTADRFHYDYRDIEQQKQIIRKNFSGEEWQVPRLLELMDTSSDFYFDSISQIKMNNWSRGRVALIGDAAHCASPMSGMGTSMAFIGAYILAGELRENHGNYQQAFTNYETAMQDFVKRCQELAEGLDWFVPKTKFKHWMSQQFWKILPYTPWKNMMIEMPSKIANSISLKTYHSPGLL; the protein is encoded by the coding sequence ATGAAAACTAACACTGTTCTGATCTCCGGAGCCAGTATTGCAGGCCCGGCACTGGCCTACTGGCTTACTAAATATGGTTATGATGTTACTATTGTTGAACGTTCCCCTACCATCAGGCCTGGTGGTCATGCTGTAGACTTTCGCGGAGCAGTAATGCCTATATTGAAGGAAATGGGTATTTGGGAAGAACTGCTTAAATATGAAACCAGATCAGGGAAGATCACACTGGTAGATAAAAACAATAAGAAGGTAGCCAGTTTTCCGGATGGATTTACCAGCGGTGAACTGGAAATCATGCGGGGCGACCTGGTAAAGATAATGTACGAAACAACCCGTCATCAGGTAAATTATATCTTCAACGACACCATCACTGCGCTTGCACAGGATGATGAAGGCGTGAACGTCACTTTCAAGAACAATAAGCCCGCCCGCTACGATTTTGTAATCGGCGCCGACGGATTGCATTCTCAGGTTAGGTCTATCGCTTTTGGAGAAGAAAACAGTTTTTCATCCCATATGGGAGTATATATTGCCATCTTTACCATACCCAACTTCATGAACCTGGGCATGGACGGATTATATTACGGTACGTTGGGCAAACGGGTGGGTGTTTTCGGGTCCAAACAGGGCACAGAGGCAAAAGCTTCATTCTATTTCACGGCTGATCGTTTTCACTACGATTACAGGGATATCGAGCAGCAAAAACAGATCATCAGAAAAAACTTTTCCGGAGAAGAATGGCAGGTGCCCCGCCTGTTGGAATTGATGGATACATCTTCTGATTTTTATTTTGATTCCATCAGCCAGATTAAAATGAATAACTGGTCAAGAGGCCGTGTTGCACTCATCGGTGATGCAGCCCATTGCGCCTCACCGATGTCGGGAATGGGTACTTCCATGGCTTTTATCGGCGCTTATATCCTGGCAGGAGAGCTGCGGGAAAACCACGGTAATTATCAGCAGGCCTTTACCAACTACGAAACAGCGATGCAAGACTTTGTAAAACGTTGCCAGGAGCTGGCCGAAGGGCTGGACTGGTTTGTGCCCAAAACAAAATTTAAACACTGGATGAGCCAGCAGTTCTGGAAGATATTACCTTATACTCCCTGGAAAAATATGATGATAGAGATGCCCTCAAAGATTGCTAATTCTATTTCCCTCAAAACATATCATAGCCCAGGACTTCTTTAG
- a CDS encoding DNA mismatch repair protein MutS yields MQLDKTSYYDLSIFNRDEEYSLFHRLDFTTTAGGRDYLRQLFSSPLQDITTIQNRQKALQYILDLESNWPSIISNGTIVVVENYLEAQIEPISNTEGLPLRLQAIINKTLYAPDFGYIKFSFTQLVNLLRGFRTFVDVFNSDQTPKVLKVLLDRAQQLLHKKDFSDILETDAAGLLNYVEILRYDNYVRRRHKKVIEELVTLYHQLDAYYAMAKAIKHYKLSFPVFTNNPRPAIKATQLYHIILQEPVAYDITLDEQNHFLFLTGANMAGKTTFIRAVGIAVFMAHIGMGVPAGQMELSFFHGIFSNIQVQDNIFKGESYFYSEVQRIKNTILQINNGKNWLVLIDEMFKGTNVEDAKNCSLAVIRGLLRSSNCLFILSTHLYEIADELRQEQRILFKYFESEVIDDNLHFTYLLKDGIAKEKIGYLILKREKVLDLLNQIN; encoded by the coding sequence ATGCAGCTGGACAAAACATCCTATTATGACCTGTCAATCTTCAACAGGGACGAAGAGTACTCCTTATTCCACCGGCTCGATTTTACTACCACTGCAGGCGGACGAGATTATCTGCGCCAGCTTTTCAGTTCACCCTTACAGGACATCACCACCATCCAGAACCGGCAAAAAGCCCTGCAATATATTCTGGACCTGGAAAGCAACTGGCCATCCATTATTTCCAACGGTACCATTGTAGTGGTGGAAAACTACCTGGAAGCCCAGATTGAGCCGATCTCCAATACTGAAGGGCTACCATTACGCCTACAGGCCATCATCAATAAAACACTGTATGCACCGGATTTCGGGTATATCAAGTTTTCCTTTACCCAGCTGGTGAACCTGCTCCGCGGATTCCGCACCTTTGTAGATGTATTTAATTCAGACCAGACACCGAAAGTATTAAAGGTATTACTGGACAGGGCACAACAATTGCTGCATAAAAAGGATTTCAGCGATATCCTGGAAACAGATGCTGCCGGGCTGCTGAACTATGTGGAAATTCTCCGGTATGACAATTATGTCAGGAGGAGACATAAAAAAGTGATAGAGGAACTGGTCACCCTTTATCATCAGCTGGACGCCTATTATGCCATGGCCAAAGCCATCAAACATTACAAGCTCAGTTTTCCTGTTTTCACCAACAATCCGCGGCCTGCCATCAAAGCCACCCAGCTGTATCATATTATCCTGCAGGAACCGGTAGCCTATGATATCACCCTGGATGAACAAAATCACTTTTTGTTTCTTACCGGCGCCAATATGGCAGGTAAAACCACTTTCATCCGGGCAGTAGGTATTGCCGTATTCATGGCTCATATAGGCATGGGCGTGCCTGCCGGACAAATGGAACTCAGCTTTTTCCATGGCATCTTCAGTAACATACAGGTACAGGACAATATCTTCAAAGGGGAAAGTTATTTCTACAGCGAAGTACAACGTATCAAAAATACCATCCTGCAAATCAACAACGGCAAAAACTGGCTGGTACTGATTGATGAGATGTTTAAAGGTACCAATGTGGAAGACGCGAAAAACTGTTCCCTGGCCGTTATCCGGGGACTGCTGCGCAGTTCCAACTGCCTGTTTATCTTATCCACCCACCTGTACGAGATTGCGGATGAACTACGTCAGGAACAAAGGATATTGTTTAAATATTTTGAATCAGAAGTGATTGATGATAACCTGCACTTTACTTATCTTTTGAAAGATGGTATTGCCAAAGAAAAGATCGGTTATCTGATCCTGAAGCGGGAGAAAGTGCTCGACCTGCTGAACCAGATTAATTAA
- a CDS encoding dihydroorotase, giving the protein MQNYLIRNIAVVNEGKTTVQDVWIKDSRIEKTGPNLTVSGNYQEINGEGKYLLPGVIDDQVHFREPGLTEKATIYTEARAAVAGGTTSFMEMPNTKPAALTQELLEDKYAIGQQHSLANYSFFMGVSNDNVEEVLKTNEKKDRVCGVKIFMGSSTGNMLVDNYLTLEKIFSGTELLIATHCEDEKIIRSNMEAFQQEKGDRLTAADHPLIRSVEACFESSWTAVQFAKKHDARLHILHISTAKELQLFTNMMPLEQKRITAEVCVHHLHFTADDYKLYSNLIKCNPAIKAPEHKAALWQGLLDDRLDIIATDHAPHTWAEKQQPYLQAPSGVPLVQHSLLLMLEYVKKGTISLEKVVEKMSHAPAICFRIKDRGFIREGYYADCVIVDMNDKTPVAKENIYYKCGWSPFENHVFPAAITHTFVSGHLAYANGQFDESVKGQRLHFEI; this is encoded by the coding sequence ATGCAAAACTATCTCATCAGGAACATAGCTGTGGTCAACGAAGGGAAGACTACAGTACAGGATGTATGGATCAAAGACAGCCGTATTGAAAAGACAGGTCCTAATCTCACTGTCAGCGGCAACTACCAGGAAATCAACGGAGAAGGTAAATATCTGTTGCCCGGCGTGATAGACGATCAGGTACACTTCCGTGAACCGGGACTGACCGAAAAGGCCACTATCTATACAGAAGCACGCGCTGCCGTTGCCGGCGGCACTACCAGCTTCATGGAAATGCCCAACACCAAACCCGCCGCCCTTACCCAGGAATTACTGGAAGATAAATATGCCATCGGTCAGCAACATTCCCTGGCTAACTACTCCTTTTTCATGGGCGTGTCTAACGACAATGTGGAAGAGGTGCTGAAAACCAATGAGAAAAAAGACCGTGTATGCGGCGTGAAAATATTCATGGGTTCCTCTACCGGCAATATGCTAGTGGACAACTATCTCACCCTGGAAAAAATCTTTTCCGGCACAGAACTGCTGATTGCCACACACTGTGAAGATGAGAAGATCATCCGCAGCAATATGGAGGCTTTTCAACAGGAAAAAGGCGACCGCCTTACTGCTGCCGACCATCCGCTGATCCGCAGCGTGGAAGCCTGCTTCGAGTCTTCCTGGACAGCCGTGCAGTTTGCCAAAAAACATGATGCCCGCCTCCATATCCTCCACATATCCACTGCCAAGGAGCTGCAACTGTTTACCAACATGATGCCGCTGGAACAAAAACGTATTACAGCGGAAGTATGTGTACATCACCTGCACTTCACCGCTGATGACTATAAACTGTACAGCAACCTGATCAAATGCAACCCGGCCATCAAAGCACCGGAGCATAAAGCCGCCCTCTGGCAGGGTCTCCTGGACGACCGGCTGGATATCATCGCCACCGACCACGCTCCTCATACCTGGGCAGAAAAACAACAGCCTTACCTTCAGGCTCCATCGGGTGTTCCGCTGGTACAACACAGCCTGTTGCTGATGCTTGAGTACGTTAAAAAAGGTACTATCAGCCTCGAAAAAGTAGTGGAAAAAATGAGCCATGCACCGGCCATCTGCTTCCGGATAAAAGACAGAGGCTTCATCAGAGAAGGCTATTACGCCGACTGTGTGATCGTGGACATGAACGATAAAACGCCTGTAGCCAAAGAAAATATCTACTATAAATGCGGATGGAGCCCGTTTGAAAACCATGTCTTCCCGGCAGCCATCACCCACACGTTTGTAAGCGGGCACCTGGCCTATGCAAACGGTCAGTTTGATGAGTCCGTGAAAGGACAACGACTACATTTTGAAATTTAG
- a CDS encoding outer membrane beta-barrel protein, whose protein sequence is MFYLLRYALISLLILFVLPASAQTNLNMIDHDAKPYYFGITLAANQSFFKLAHSPAFLATDSIMVAEPLKTMGFNLGLLANFRLSEHFDLRFNPQLLFASKNLYYRDTYPKPTDTDKKIESILLSFPMQIKFKSDRIGNMRVYVIGGLKYDYDLASNARARRAENLIKIQKSDYGYEAGAGFEFYFESFIFSPEFKISNGFGNVLVKDPNLRYANVIEKLQSRMIVFSIHLEG, encoded by the coding sequence ATGTTCTATCTACTGCGCTACGCGCTGATATCCCTGTTGATCCTGTTTGTGCTGCCGGCATCAGCACAAACCAACCTGAATATGATAGACCATGATGCAAAACCCTATTATTTCGGCATAACACTGGCCGCCAACCAGTCGTTTTTTAAGCTCGCCCATTCTCCTGCCTTTCTGGCAACAGACTCTATTATGGTGGCAGAGCCCCTGAAAACGATGGGGTTTAACCTGGGATTACTGGCCAATTTCCGCCTGTCGGAGCATTTTGACCTCCGGTTTAATCCGCAGCTGCTTTTTGCGTCCAAGAACCTGTATTACCGGGATACCTATCCCAAACCAACAGATACCGATAAAAAAATCGAATCCATCCTGCTGAGTTTTCCGATGCAAATTAAATTCAAATCGGACCGTATTGGTAATATGCGGGTATATGTGATCGGCGGCCTTAAATATGACTACGACCTGGCCTCCAATGCACGCGCCCGCCGTGCAGAAAATCTGATCAAAATCCAGAAAAGCGATTATGGTTATGAAGCCGGTGCCGGCTTCGAATTTTACTTCGAAAGTTTCATCTTCTCCCCTGAATTTAAAATCAGTAACGGCTTTGGCAACGTGTTGGTAAAAGATCCCAACCTGCGCTATGCCAATGTCATCGAAAAGCTGCAGTCCCGTATGATCGTATTCTCCATACATCTGGAAGGATAA
- the ubiE gene encoding bifunctional demethylmenaquinone methyltransferase/2-methoxy-6-polyprenyl-1,4-benzoquinol methylase UbiE gives MSANTNVQKIVPFEGSKLSKKEQIASMFDDIAYRYDFLNHFMSLGIDIIWRKKALSYLKSLQPKKMLDVATGTGDFAVMAEKKLHPESITGIDISEGMLAHGREKIKKLGLDDKITLQLGDSETISFPDQTFDAITVAFGVRNFENLEKGLSEMRRVLKPGGKLVILEFSNPTVFPIKQLYNSYFRLIVPLIGKFVAKSKAAYSYLPESVKAFPQGEEMRTILHNTGFQAVTCKTLTFGICSIYCATR, from the coding sequence ATGTCAGCAAACACAAATGTTCAGAAGATCGTTCCCTTTGAAGGATCAAAATTAAGCAAGAAGGAGCAGATAGCGTCCATGTTCGATGATATTGCTTACCGTTATGACTTTCTTAACCATTTTATGTCGCTCGGTATAGACATCATCTGGCGTAAAAAAGCACTTTCCTATTTAAAGAGCCTGCAACCGAAAAAGATGCTGGACGTGGCCACTGGTACCGGTGATTTTGCTGTCATGGCCGAGAAAAAGCTGCACCCCGAAAGCATTACCGGCATCGATATCTCCGAAGGTATGCTGGCCCACGGACGTGAAAAAATAAAAAAACTGGGACTGGACGATAAAATCACCCTGCAGTTGGGCGATAGTGAAACAATAAGTTTCCCGGACCAGACGTTTGATGCCATAACGGTAGCCTTTGGTGTACGTAATTTCGAAAACCTGGAAAAAGGGTTGTCTGAAATGCGCCGGGTACTGAAACCAGGTGGAAAACTTGTGATCCTCGAATTTTCGAACCCTACAGTTTTTCCTATTAAACAATTATATAATTCGTACTTTCGCCTTATCGTACCTCTGATTGGGAAGTTTGTGGCCAAAAGCAAAGCGGCCTACAGTTATCTGCCAGAATCCGTGAAAGCGTTCCCACAGGGCGAAGAAATGCGAACCATATTACATAACACAGGATTCCAGGCCGTTACATGCAAAACGCTCACATTCGGCATATGTTCTATCTACTGCGCTACGCGCTGA
- the yihA gene encoding ribosome biogenesis GTP-binding protein YihA/YsxC produces MVIKSAEYLISSPDWEQCPTPNMAEYAFIGRSNVGKSSLINVLANNEKLAKTSGTPGKTVLINHFLINKEWYLVDLPGYGFAKRSMSQRKQWEKMIENYLQKRSNLVNVFVLIDSRHSPQKLDIDFVNQLGEWNIPFSIVFTKADKSTQAEVSRNVKTFLQKMRETWEFLPPHFVTSTVKKTGRDAILGYIEEMNAQFRAIA; encoded by the coding sequence ATGGTAATTAAGTCAGCAGAATATCTTATCAGTAGTCCCGATTGGGAGCAATGCCCCACGCCCAACATGGCGGAATACGCTTTTATCGGCCGTTCCAACGTGGGAAAGTCTTCACTGATCAATGTGCTGGCCAACAATGAAAAGCTGGCGAAAACTTCAGGCACACCGGGAAAAACAGTGTTGATCAACCATTTTCTGATCAATAAGGAATGGTACCTGGTAGACCTGCCCGGGTATGGTTTTGCCAAAAGAAGTATGTCCCAACGCAAACAATGGGAGAAGATGATCGAAAACTATCTGCAGAAACGGTCCAACCTGGTAAATGTTTTTGTACTGATAGACAGCCGTCACAGCCCGCAGAAGCTGGATATCGACTTTGTCAATCAACTGGGAGAATGGAATATTCCTTTCAGCATTGTATTCACAAAAGCCGATAAAAGCACACAGGCGGAAGTAAGCCGCAATGTGAAAACATTCCTCCAGAAAATGCGGGAAACCTGGGAGTTTCTGCCCCCCCACTTCGTGACATCCACCGTTAAAAAAACAGGACGCGACGCCATCCTGGGATATATTGAAGAAATGAATGCACAGTTCAGGGCTATTGCCTGA
- a CDS encoding ribonuclease H-like YkuK family protein, which translates to MQWRRFNGEAIHLPIKEEVRDAIIRETARGFRLKVCIGTDSQVKGLDTEFATVIVFLREGHGGFMFIHNERTKDCYSIKERMLVEVAKSIEIAYELCDLFTEYDVDMEVHADINTNPQFKSNLALREAMGYILGMGFAFKAKPEAFASSSCANKIVN; encoded by the coding sequence ATGCAATGGAGACGATTTAATGGAGAGGCAATCCACCTTCCTATAAAGGAAGAAGTGCGGGATGCCATTATCCGGGAGACAGCCCGGGGATTTCGCCTGAAAGTGTGCATCGGCACCGATTCTCAGGTAAAAGGACTGGATACTGAGTTTGCTACTGTGATTGTTTTCCTCCGGGAAGGTCATGGCGGATTTATGTTTATCCACAATGAAAGAACCAAGGACTGCTATTCCATCAAGGAACGTATGCTGGTGGAAGTGGCCAAAAGTATTGAAATCGCCTATGAACTGTGCGACCTGTTTACTGAATATGATGTAGATATGGAAGTACATGCCGATATCAATACCAATCCTCAGTTCAAAAGTAACCTGGCCCTGCGTGAAGCCATGGGTTATATTCTCGGTATGGGCTTCGCTTTTAAAGCCAAGCCTGAAGCCTTCGCCAGCAGCAGCTGTGCTAACAAAATAGTGAACTAG
- a CDS encoding CoA-binding protein, with amino-acid sequence METINDKKLTVVLGASPNPERYSNMAVNRLTDKGHPVVAIGKKPAVIGDIPIVTDHPPLEHVDTVTMYLNPGLQKEYYDYILQLRPRRIIFNPGAENEELEELARKNNIQPLEACTLVLLSTGQF; translated from the coding sequence ATGGAAACCATCAACGATAAGAAACTCACTGTGGTACTGGGAGCATCGCCCAATCCGGAACGATATAGCAATATGGCTGTTAACAGGCTGACCGACAAAGGACATCCGGTAGTGGCCATCGGTAAAAAGCCTGCTGTCATTGGTGATATTCCTATTGTTACAGACCATCCACCGCTGGAACATGTTGATACCGTAACCATGTATCTCAACCCCGGTTTACAGAAAGAATACTATGATTATATCCTGCAGTTGCGGCCACGGCGGATTATTTTTAACCCCGGCGCCGAAAACGAGGAACTGGAAGAACTGGCCCGAAAAAACAATATACAACCGCTGGAAGCCTGCACCCTCGTGCTGTTGAGCACCGGACAGTTTTAA
- a CDS encoding TIGR01777 family oxidoreductase: protein MQHKRIIIAGGSGFIGRSLAEYFGIDNDIVVLTRNPPATAVTSVNSGDNTDGFVSGTHYTREAGNGRTPEAKETPPAGKLTDRVQYLAWDGRTRGDWAAALEGADLLINLTGKSVNCRYNSRNKQEIFDSRTHATAVLGEVLQTLTRPPKLWINAASATIYRHAEDRPMDEYNGEIENDFSVQVCKQWEAAFDAITLPHTRKVILRIGVTLGWQPGGVMHPYLNLVKFGLGGHQGNGRQMFTWVHIADVCRMIDWLYQHNQASGVYNCTAPNPVPNKTFMRLLRKSAGHLFGLPAPAPLLAIGAALIGTETELLLKSRWVLPAKALQEGFTFQYPTLEKAFPDILAHMPRSAYHLF, encoded by the coding sequence ATGCAACATAAACGCATCATTATAGCAGGTGGCAGCGGTTTTATTGGCCGGAGCCTGGCAGAATACTTTGGTATTGATAATGATATTGTAGTGCTGACCCGTAATCCGCCAGCGACAGCTGTTACCTCAGTGAATAGCGGAGACAACACGGATGGCTTTGTCTCCGGCACTCACTACACCCGCGAAGCTGGCAATGGTCGCACCCCTGAAGCAAAGGAAACACCTCCGGCGGGTAAACTTACAGACCGTGTACAATACCTGGCCTGGGATGGCCGTACCCGGGGTGACTGGGCTGCTGCCCTGGAAGGCGCCGATCTGCTGATCAACCTGACCGGTAAAAGTGTGAATTGCCGTTACAATTCCCGCAACAAACAGGAAATCTTTGATAGCCGTACACATGCCACCGCTGTACTCGGGGAGGTGCTCCAGACACTGACGCGGCCGCCTAAACTCTGGATCAATGCTGCCAGCGCTACCATATACCGCCATGCCGAAGACCGCCCTATGGATGAGTATAACGGGGAAATCGAAAATGATTTTTCTGTACAGGTATGCAAACAATGGGAAGCTGCTTTTGATGCGATAACGCTACCGCATACACGTAAAGTAATACTTCGTATAGGCGTTACCTTGGGATGGCAACCGGGCGGCGTTATGCATCCTTATCTCAATCTGGTGAAATTTGGTCTGGGCGGGCATCAGGGCAATGGCCGGCAGATGTTTACCTGGGTACATATTGCGGATGTATGCCGTATGATTGACTGGCTGTACCAGCATAATCAGGCCAGCGGCGTGTACAACTGTACAGCACCTAATCCTGTTCCCAATAAAACCTTTATGCGGTTGCTCCGGAAGAGTGCAGGCCACCTCTTCGGATTGCCGGCACCGGCACCATTGCTGGCCATTGGTGCAGCCCTTATTGGCACGGAAACAGAGCTGCTGCTCAAAAGCAGGTGGGTATTGCCTGCAAAAGCTCTGCAGGAAGGATTTACCTTCCAATACCCGACACTGGAGAAAGCCTTCCCCGACATCCTGGCCCATATGCCCCGAAGCGCTTATCACTTGTTCTGA
- a CDS encoding GbsR/MarR family transcriptional regulator gives MNLVDAKAQFIQTWGSLGAQWGINRTMAQIHALLLVMPDPLSADDIMAELNISRGNTNMNVRELINWGLVERVLIPGERKEFFVAEKDIWKVATYIARERKKRELDPIMKVLMQLQQAEGDPKDRELKAFKESISNINKFAQQTDKTISAFIKSEENWFYSSLLKLIK, from the coding sequence ATGAATTTAGTGGACGCAAAAGCGCAGTTTATTCAAACCTGGGGATCTTTAGGAGCGCAATGGGGGATTAACCGTACCATGGCTCAGATTCACGCGTTGCTGCTGGTAATGCCCGATCCGCTGAGTGCTGATGATATTATGGCAGAGCTGAACATCTCCCGTGGCAATACCAATATGAACGTGCGGGAGCTGATCAACTGGGGCCTGGTGGAAAGAGTGCTGATCCCGGGCGAAAGGAAAGAGTTTTTTGTAGCAGAAAAAGACATCTGGAAAGTAGCCACTTATATCGCCAGAGAGCGCAAGAAACGTGAGCTGGACCCCATTATGAAGGTGTTAATGCAACTCCAGCAGGCTGAAGGAGACCCTAAAGACCGAGAACTGAAGGCTTTCAAGGAATCTATCTCCAATATCAACAAGTTTGCCCAACAAACCGACAAAACTATCAGTGCCTTTATCAAGTCTGAGGAAAACTGGTTTTATAGCAGCTTGCTCAAGCTGATCAAGTAA